From Pedobacter indicus, a single genomic window includes:
- a CDS encoding PASTA domain-containing protein — MSKFFQYLRTQTFRNNLITAIIVIALFVFTVFFVLRSYTRHGENIKVPELTNMSLKEAINTLESNGFRYQIDSVYQTDATPGTIIDQDPGPGSNVKTNRTIYITMITMTPPFVNFPEVREMTYLEARAMIGNYELKIADTIYIPDIARDVVLDVKYGGEKLLAGQEIPKGSSVSLVLGNGMGDSEVLVPDLSGLTLDEATFSIRGSSLTLGSVNYMGYITDSLSATVVSQTPIPDSTKKVSIGTPINIALSN, encoded by the coding sequence ATGAGCAAATTCTTTCAGTATCTGCGAACACAAACTTTTAGAAATAACCTAATCACTGCCATTATTGTTATTGCTCTCTTTGTTTTCACTGTTTTCTTTGTGTTAAGAAGCTACACCCGACATGGCGAGAACATCAAAGTGCCTGAGCTTACCAATATGTCACTGAAAGAAGCAATCAATACGCTGGAAAGTAACGGTTTTCGTTATCAGATAGATTCCGTCTACCAGACCGATGCGACCCCCGGAACTATCATTGATCAGGATCCAGGGCCTGGTTCAAACGTAAAGACCAACCGGACAATTTATATTACCATGATCACAATGACGCCGCCATTTGTCAACTTTCCTGAGGTTCGGGAAATGACATATCTGGAAGCTCGCGCTATGATCGGTAATTATGAGCTTAAAATCGCTGATACTATTTATATCCCAGATATTGCCCGTGATGTTGTCCTTGACGTTAAATATGGAGGAGAAAAACTGCTTGCTGGACAGGAAATCCCTAAAGGCTCTAGCGTTTCTCTCGTTTTAGGAAATGGTATGGGTGACTCTGAAGTTCTTGTTCCTGACCTTTCAGGCTTAACATTAGATGAAGCTACTTTCTCCATCAGAGGTTCGTCACTTACGCTCGGCTCGGTAAATTACATGGGATATATCACTGATTCTTTAAGTGCCACGGTAGTGAGCCAGACGCCAATTCC
- a CDS encoding D-alanine--D-alanine ligase yields the protein MKRKIALLCGGYSGEAEVSVNSASFVEKNIDRNRFDVYLIHVFPEGWYYEDEQGERYYIDKNDFSLVLPGGKVRFDLAFIMIHGAPGENGQLQGYFEMLNIPFTSCDSLTSGLTMNKAYTKAVLYDIEDMYMAQSVQLFEWDIEGAAEKVLEKMRLPVFVKPNAGGSSIGMSKVSSAAALKDAIDLAFNTANTGRQVLVEEFVTGREFSVGVYRFQNDVEVLPATEVITGRDFFDYEAKYIPGLTQEITPARINEVQVARMETIVKEIYKRLNCKGLVRIDFFLEDDTDRFYFIEINTIPGQTQTSFIPQQIRAIGKTESEFYGEWIEASLI from the coding sequence ATGAAAAGAAAAATTGCCTTGCTCTGTGGTGGCTATTCAGGGGAAGCTGAAGTGTCAGTTAATAGTGCTTCTTTTGTTGAAAAAAACATTGACCGTAATCGTTTCGACGTATATTTAATTCATGTTTTTCCTGAGGGGTGGTATTATGAAGATGAGCAAGGTGAAAGATACTACATTGATAAAAATGACTTTTCATTAGTTCTTCCGGGTGGAAAAGTTCGCTTTGATCTGGCTTTTATTATGATCCACGGTGCACCAGGTGAGAACGGACAGTTACAGGGGTATTTTGAAATGCTTAATATTCCTTTTACATCATGTGATTCTCTGACTTCAGGTTTGACCATGAATAAGGCTTATACCAAGGCTGTGCTCTATGATATTGAGGATATGTACATGGCACAGTCAGTTCAGCTTTTCGAGTGGGATATTGAGGGAGCTGCGGAAAAGGTTCTCGAGAAAATGCGTTTGCCTGTGTTTGTCAAACCTAATGCAGGAGGGAGTAGTATTGGTATGTCAAAGGTAAGTTCTGCCGCTGCTTTAAAAGATGCGATTGATTTAGCTTTTAATACAGCCAATACAGGGCGACAGGTTCTCGTAGAAGAATTCGTGACCGGCAGAGAGTTTTCCGTCGGTGTATATCGGTTTCAAAATGATGTGGAGGTTTTGCCTGCGACGGAAGTGATTACAGGTCGTGATTTTTTTGATTATGAGGCTAAATATATCCCGGGTTTAACACAGGAAATTACACCAGCCAGGATAAATGAAGTTCAGGTGGCTCGTATGGAAACGATCGTGAAAGAGATTTATAAGCGTTTAAATTGTAAAGGATTGGTGCGCATAGATTTTTTTCTGGAAGATGATACCGATCGTTTTTATTTTATTGAGATTAACACCATTCCCGGTCAAACTCAAACAAGCTTTATCCCACAGCAAATACGAGCCATTGGAAAAACGGAATCTGAGTTCTACGGGGAATGGATAGAAGCTTCTTTAATTTAA
- a CDS encoding MlaD family protein, producing the protein MKIANETKVGILATVAIAILVLGYSFLKGNDVFTSENTYYATYDQVDGLTVSKPVFVNGYQIGRVSGLTLRSTGDILTEFKIDKKYDIPENTIARIASTDLLGSKAIVFELGNASTYADNGDTLRADIQQNIMDKVEPVQKKAEAVFLMLDSVLTSINNTVNPDFQRNVNRSLASIANTLQTLENTAGQVDGMVGAEKSKISGILTNLESISKNMEQNNTRISAVFANMETITDNAAKLDFTETMAKADKAVADLQSITNNLNQGDGSLGKLLNDDSLYNNLEDASKSLDKLIVDMKENPKRYLHFSVFGRKN; encoded by the coding sequence TTGAAAATTGCAAACGAAACAAAAGTTGGTATCCTTGCCACAGTGGCTATCGCTATCTTAGTTCTGGGTTATAGCTTTTTAAAAGGCAATGATGTATTTACATCAGAGAACACCTATTATGCCACCTATGACCAGGTTGACGGGCTCACCGTATCAAAACCGGTATTCGTAAATGGTTACCAGATCGGAAGGGTGTCTGGCCTTACTCTAAGGTCGACTGGCGATATTTTAACTGAATTTAAAATTGACAAAAAATATGATATCCCTGAAAATACTATCGCACGAATCGCTAGTACGGATCTCTTAGGAAGCAAAGCTATCGTTTTCGAACTTGGCAACGCGTCGACATACGCTGATAATGGTGATACCTTGCGGGCAGATATCCAACAGAACATCATGGATAAAGTAGAACCAGTTCAAAAAAAGGCAGAAGCTGTTTTCTTGATGTTAGACTCGGTATTAACTTCAATTAACAATACCGTTAATCCTGATTTCCAACGAAATGTAAATAGAAGCCTTGCTAGCATTGCCAATACTTTGCAGACTTTGGAGAATACGGCCGGACAGGTCGACGGCATGGTCGGCGCGGAAAAATCAAAGATATCAGGTATCCTAACAAATCTAGAGTCTATCTCAAAAAACATGGAACAAAACAATACTCGTATATCTGCAGTATTTGCCAATATGGAAACCATTACAGATAATGCAGCAAAACTAGATTTCACTGAAACCATGGCCAAGGCAGACAAAGCAGTTGCTGACCTACAATCCATCACCAACAATCTGAACCAGGGTGACGGTTCTCTGGGCAAATTATTAAACGATGATTCACTTTACAACAACCTTGAAGATGCCTCTAAAAGTTTAGATAAGCTCATCGTTGACATGAAAGAAAACCCGAAGCGCTATTTACACTTCTCTGTTTTCGGTCGAAAGAATTAA
- a CDS encoding N-acetylmuramoyl-L-alanine amidase family protein, with the protein MKHKISINTLCLYFTILSSFSFFSFTGPTNEVQEDARAPYKIKTIVIDPGHGGHDGATRGVIAREKDVALQVALKLGKSIEKEMKDVKVIYTRKTDIFVKLYERIEIANANNADLFISVHCNSMPKRPGTEKVRGTETFISGFHRMGEQDVAMRENASILLEENYEENYNFDPTDPESLIIFSLMKNQYRNQSFHLASLVQEEFAKSGRINRGVKEQGLAVLARAGMPAILTEIGFISNRTEERYMTSAEGQAEIVKNLTDAIKAYKAEVEK; encoded by the coding sequence ATGAAACACAAGATTTCGATCAACACTCTTTGCCTTTATTTCACTATTCTATCATCTTTTTCATTTTTTTCATTTACAGGCCCGACAAATGAGGTGCAAGAAGATGCACGTGCACCGTACAAGATTAAAACAATCGTTATCGACCCTGGTCATGGTGGTCATGATGGTGCGACAAGAGGTGTCATAGCACGTGAAAAAGACGTGGCGCTGCAAGTTGCTTTAAAACTTGGCAAGAGTATTGAGAAGGAAATGAAAGATGTAAAAGTAATTTATACCAGAAAGACTGATATATTCGTCAAATTGTATGAGAGAATTGAAATAGCAAATGCGAATAATGCTGATTTGTTTATCTCAGTGCATTGTAACTCAATGCCGAAACGTCCGGGAACAGAAAAAGTAAGAGGAACAGAGACATTCATATCGGGATTTCACCGCATGGGAGAACAGGATGTTGCAATGCGCGAAAACGCATCAATCCTTTTAGAAGAAAATTATGAGGAAAACTACAACTTTGACCCAACAGATCCGGAAAGTTTGATTATCTTTTCATTAATGAAAAATCAATATCGCAATCAAAGCTTTCATTTAGCAAGTCTTGTTCAAGAAGAATTTGCTAAATCAGGAAGAATAAATCGTGGTGTTAAAGAGCAAGGCTTGGCAGTTTTAGCTCGCGCAGGGATGCCGGCTATACTAACCGAGATTGGGTTTATCAGTAATCGTACTGAAGAACGCTATATGACCTCAGCTGAAGGGCAGGCAGAAATCGTCAAAAATTTAACTGACGCTATCAAAGCTTATAAAGCTGAGGTAGAAAAGTAA
- a CDS encoding putative LPS assembly protein LptD, which translates to MKLRSGIFKLFLLFITAFSVLSVSAQEVSSADTTPNIQDTSLRVNPLSPLDTASVITSLNADSLAADSLSQDSLSQDTVGGQGNAIDAPINQVGDTTITDFKNNQIHFLGNAKIKYQDFELTADYIRVDKNTNTLYASGSYDHNHNYRGRPIFKTATEPPTTTDSLYYNFTTKKVKVFGVFSEVEGGFIQAQELKKNEYDEASIKDAMYSTCSLPEPHTHFGIHISRGVVSEKNIVTGPAYLVVEDVPLPFITVPFGFFPKMNERASGFLFPTFGEDYTRGFFMRDIGWYFGFNDYWDAEVRGTLYSKGSYEGSVRARYRKNYKYDGGFSIRYANIRSGVEGTPQYNPQKNFNITWNHSQRQEANPGTSFTASVDVGTGSYFRETAAGGSYDFDQITKNSMSSSISYGKIFGDGRFNFTSSLSHRQDISAKTVYLELPSFNLNMTSFNPFDSKDRIGEQKWYQRINVGYSLQGRNTLNATESNLFDQETLRQFQNGFQHNIPISLSLNAFKFFQFNSSVNYTERWYFQTIRKGLDNTAGGFVQNTDTVSGFSRAYDYSLSSGLSTKIYGMKEFKGKLAAIRHVITPSVNFNYRPDFSDPRFGFYRRFQDQTGQENIYSIYENSIFGGPGRGESMGIGFSIDNNVEAKVRSTEDSTGFKKIKILQGLSFNGNYNFVADSFKLSNISFSGRTALFDDKLGVSFNGSLDPYVYDSELGRRVDRFAIENGTLARLTNFGLSMDYSLNSEASKSRNEKLDVLSENPEGLTPDQRNQLNRITSDPNAFVDFKVPWNVAASFSFYYSNPGNRSNITSTLNLYGDLSITPKWKIQYNTGYDFQAQKITLTQFNIYRDLHCWDMSFGWIPFGTYRSYTFTLRIKASVLQDLKLTKRNDYYNSF; encoded by the coding sequence TTGAAATTGAGAAGCGGCATTTTTAAACTATTTTTACTCTTTATAACGGCTTTTTCTGTACTTTCTGTATCAGCACAGGAAGTGAGTTCTGCTGACACGACTCCAAACATTCAAGATACTTCGCTGAGAGTCAATCCGCTTAGCCCTCTCGATACAGCAAGTGTTATTACGAGTTTAAATGCGGATAGTTTGGCTGCCGACTCTTTGTCACAAGATTCTTTGTCACAAGATACAGTAGGAGGGCAGGGTAATGCAATAGATGCGCCTATTAATCAAGTGGGTGATACTACGATAACCGATTTTAAAAATAATCAGATCCATTTTCTAGGAAATGCTAAAATTAAGTATCAAGATTTTGAGTTGACGGCCGACTATATCCGTGTTGATAAGAATACAAATACGCTTTACGCTAGTGGATCTTACGATCATAATCATAATTATCGAGGTAGGCCGATCTTTAAGACGGCGACCGAGCCACCGACTACCACTGACTCTCTTTACTATAACTTTACGACAAAGAAAGTTAAGGTCTTCGGTGTTTTTTCTGAAGTAGAAGGTGGGTTTATTCAAGCGCAAGAGTTGAAAAAGAATGAATATGATGAGGCTTCTATTAAAGATGCAATGTATAGTACGTGTAGCTTGCCGGAACCCCATACACATTTTGGTATCCACATTAGTCGTGGCGTGGTATCTGAAAAAAATATTGTTACGGGGCCTGCTTACCTGGTTGTGGAAGACGTACCATTACCCTTTATTACAGTGCCTTTCGGGTTCTTTCCGAAGATGAACGAAAGAGCTTCAGGGTTTCTTTTTCCAACATTTGGAGAAGATTATACTCGTGGTTTTTTTATGCGAGATATAGGGTGGTATTTTGGCTTTAATGATTATTGGGATGCAGAAGTCCGGGGTACACTTTATTCAAAAGGGTCTTACGAAGGCTCAGTGAGGGCGCGTTATCGGAAAAATTATAAATATGACGGCGGTTTTAGTATACGTTATGCAAATATTCGTTCGGGAGTAGAAGGTACGCCACAATATAACCCTCAGAAGAATTTTAACATTACCTGGAACCATAGCCAACGTCAGGAAGCGAATCCGGGTACGTCTTTTACTGCTTCAGTAGATGTGGGTACTGGTTCGTACTTTAGAGAAACTGCCGCAGGTGGGAGCTACGACTTTGATCAGATTACAAAAAACTCCATGTCATCTTCGATCTCATATGGAAAGATTTTTGGAGATGGTCGTTTCAACTTTACCTCTTCTTTATCACACAGGCAGGATATTTCTGCAAAGACGGTGTATTTGGAATTGCCTTCGTTTAATTTGAACATGACGTCTTTTAATCCTTTTGATTCAAAAGATCGGATTGGAGAACAGAAATGGTATCAGCGTATCAATGTTGGCTATAGCCTACAGGGGCGGAACACGTTGAATGCTACGGAAAGTAATTTATTCGATCAGGAAACACTCAGACAGTTCCAAAATGGATTCCAACACAATATTCCTATCAGTTTATCTTTAAATGCCTTTAAATTTTTCCAATTTAACTCGAGTGTAAATTATACCGAACGCTGGTATTTCCAAACAATTCGGAAAGGTTTGGACAACACTGCAGGTGGATTTGTTCAGAATACGGATACTGTCTCTGGATTTAGCCGTGCCTATGACTACTCGTTGTCATCGGGACTATCGACGAAGATTTACGGAATGAAGGAGTTTAAAGGGAAATTGGCTGCAATACGTCACGTTATTACACCTTCGGTTAACTTCAACTATCGCCCGGATTTTTCTGATCCGCGATTCGGTTTTTATCGTCGTTTTCAAGATCAAACCGGTCAAGAGAATATTTATTCGATTTACGAGAATTCAATTTTCGGCGGCCCGGGTAGAGGAGAGTCTATGGGGATTGGATTTTCAATCGATAATAATGTGGAGGCAAAAGTTCGGTCGACGGAGGATAGTACTGGTTTTAAGAAGATTAAAATCTTGCAGGGGCTTTCATTCAACGGAAACTATAACTTTGTGGCAGACTCCTTTAAGCTTTCTAATATTAGTTTTTCGGGCAGAACAGCGCTTTTTGACGATAAGCTGGGGGTGAGTTTTAACGGCTCATTAGATCCTTATGTGTACGATAGTGAGCTAGGTCGGAGAGTCGATCGCTTTGCGATTGAGAATGGTACGCTAGCAAGGTTGACGAATTTTGGATTGTCGATGGATTATAGTTTGAACTCAGAGGCTTCGAAGAGCCGGAATGAGAAGCTGGATGTCCTAAGCGAGAATCCGGAAGGATTAACACCTGATCAACGAAATCAACTAAACCGGATCACCTCCGATCCGAATGCGTTTGTGGATTTTAAGGTGCCGTGGAACGTAGCTGCGTCATTCAGCTTTTATTATTCAAATCCAGGTAACCGAAGTAATATTACCAGTACTCTAAATTTGTATGGGGATTTGAGTATAACGCCGAAATGGAAAATACAATATAATACAGGCTATGATTTTCAGGCTCAAAAAATTACATTAACGCAGTTTAATATTTATCGTGATTTGCATTGTTGGGACATGTCGTTTGGATGGATTCCGTTTGGTACATACCGGAGTTACACGTTTACACTTAGGATAAAAGCTTCTGTTTTACAAGATCTTAAGCTGACCAAGCGTAATGACTACTATAACAGTTTCTAA
- a CDS encoding competence/damage-inducible protein A, whose translation MKAELIVIGDEILIGQIVDTNSSWICSHLDEIGVNVIHISAIADNKQKIKEALVLASGRVDLIVMTGGLGPTKDDVTKQALREYFDTEIVTDANVLSHVREIFAKYKQPMLPENEQQAEVLKIAEVMFNKAGTAPGMWIEKKGVCYAVLPGVPTEMKYLMNHEVIPRLEKMPDRKLRFHKTILTAGIGESFLAGTIAPVEASLPDSIQLAYLPTYGQVRLRLTAIGRDEQSETDIREELDHFAGNIINLIPTYYINDTGESLQYSFLKTVENLGLTVAAAESCTGGYFSHLMTQVPGSGQVFLGSIISYAESVKEAELDVKAETLEQYTAVSQQTAEEMVSGVKRRLQSDYAVAITGIAGPDGATNENPVGSVWIAVSGLSKTVSTKFLFGKRREDNIIRAATSALFLLFRLVKEENS comes from the coding sequence ATGAAAGCTGAACTTATTGTAATCGGAGACGAAATATTAATCGGACAGATAGTAGATACAAATTCAAGTTGGATTTGCTCACATCTGGATGAGATTGGTGTGAATGTAATTCATATCTCAGCGATAGCAGACAATAAGCAGAAGATTAAGGAAGCTTTGGTTCTCGCTTCCGGACGGGTTGATTTGATCGTTATGACAGGCGGTTTGGGGCCAACAAAAGATGATGTAACCAAACAGGCTCTTCGCGAGTACTTTGATACGGAAATTGTAACTGATGCTAATGTGTTGTCACACGTGCGCGAGATTTTTGCTAAATATAAGCAACCTATGCTGCCAGAAAATGAGCAACAGGCCGAAGTTCTAAAAATTGCGGAGGTAATGTTTAATAAGGCGGGAACGGCTCCTGGAATGTGGATTGAAAAGAAAGGCGTTTGCTATGCTGTATTGCCGGGTGTGCCGACGGAGATGAAATATTTGATGAACCATGAAGTAATTCCGAGGCTGGAAAAAATGCCTGATAGGAAATTGCGCTTCCATAAGACGATTTTAACAGCAGGTATTGGTGAGTCTTTTTTAGCGGGAACCATCGCACCGGTAGAGGCTAGTCTGCCCGATTCGATCCAGTTGGCTTATCTGCCTACCTACGGACAGGTACGTCTTCGGTTGACAGCAATTGGGCGTGACGAGCAGTCGGAGACTGATATAAGAGAAGAACTAGATCATTTTGCCGGTAATATTATCAATTTGATACCTACATATTATATTAATGATACAGGGGAGTCTCTCCAATACAGTTTTTTAAAAACGGTTGAAAACTTAGGGTTAACGGTTGCAGCTGCGGAAAGTTGCACTGGAGGCTATTTTTCACATCTAATGACTCAGGTGCCCGGTAGTGGTCAGGTTTTTTTAGGATCAATTATCAGTTATGCTGAATCAGTAAAAGAAGCTGAGTTGGATGTAAAAGCGGAAACATTGGAACAGTATACCGCTGTTAGCCAACAGACTGCTGAGGAAATGGTTTCTGGAGTTAAAAGACGTCTCCAGAGTGACTATGCAGTGGCGATCACGGGGATAGCGGGACCTGATGGTGCAACCAATGAGAATCCGGTCGGCTCGGTATGGATTGCAGTGAGTGGATTGTCCAAAACTGTTTCGACAAAATTTTTGTTTGGTAAAAGGCGAGAAGACAATATAATAAGGGCTGCAACAAGCGCTTTGTTTCTATTGTTTCGTTTAGTGAAAGAGGAAAATTCGTAA
- a CDS encoding dihydrolipoamide acetyltransferase family protein yields MAKYNLILPRMGESVSEATIVKWLKQPGDWIEVDDSVVDIATDKVDSDVPSPVEGKLIEQLFTEDSIAQVGDVIAILEVEGERDDDASQSGERTSDSGYSEPAKGEDSDGADVIVDIDDSQQSLNVGDRDSIDDEEGRVIPGLDLLGERGKGGRFYSPLVKNIAAEEGISEEELDQITGSGLEGRVTKQDILNYIDERKDAPVAVEKAPISETVGSSSDSMESKDSSTRTMVAETGDEIIEMDRMRKLIAQHMVDSVQTSPHVCSFIEVDVTNIVNWRSRVKEDFEKKEGVKITFTPIFIEAVAKAIRDYPMINISVSGTQIIKKGNINVGMAAALPSGNLIVPVIRNADQLNLVGLSQVVNDLAGRARANRLKPDETQGGTFTVTNVGSFGSMMGTPIINQPQVAILAIGSIGKKPAVLETEYGDVIAIRQKMIMSLSYDHRVVDGALGGMFLKRIAEYLEGWDIDRKL; encoded by the coding sequence ATGGCAAAATATAATCTAATTCTTCCGCGGATGGGTGAAAGTGTTTCGGAAGCAACTATTGTTAAATGGCTGAAGCAACCGGGTGATTGGATAGAAGTGGATGACTCAGTGGTAGATATAGCGACGGACAAGGTAGATTCGGATGTGCCATCGCCGGTTGAAGGTAAACTGATAGAGCAGCTTTTTACGGAAGATAGCATTGCCCAAGTAGGAGATGTGATCGCAATATTAGAGGTGGAAGGTGAGCGTGACGATGACGCATCTCAATCTGGGGAAAGAACTTCTGATTCAGGGTATTCGGAGCCGGCAAAAGGAGAGGATTCTGATGGCGCAGATGTGATAGTCGATATTGATGACTCTCAACAGTCATTAAACGTGGGAGATAGAGATAGCATCGATGATGAAGAGGGCAGGGTAATACCAGGGTTAGACTTACTAGGCGAGCGTGGAAAAGGTGGACGTTTTTACTCTCCTCTGGTTAAAAACATTGCTGCCGAGGAGGGGATTAGTGAAGAAGAACTTGATCAGATAACTGGTTCGGGTTTAGAGGGACGGGTGACAAAACAGGATATTTTAAATTATATCGACGAGCGAAAGGACGCACCCGTCGCAGTAGAAAAAGCACCTATTTCAGAAACAGTTGGGTCATCTTCTGACTCTATGGAATCGAAAGATTCTTCTACCAGGACGATGGTGGCCGAGACTGGCGATGAGATTATTGAAATGGATAGAATGCGCAAGTTAATTGCGCAACATATGGTTGATAGTGTTCAAACATCACCTCATGTTTGCTCATTCATCGAGGTCGATGTAACGAACATCGTGAACTGGAGAAGCCGGGTGAAGGAGGATTTTGAAAAGAAAGAAGGCGTTAAAATTACATTTACTCCAATTTTTATTGAAGCAGTGGCGAAGGCGATCCGCGACTATCCAATGATAAATATATCAGTATCTGGTACTCAAATTATTAAAAAGGGAAATATTAATGTAGGTATGGCGGCAGCCTTGCCATCTGGAAACCTGATTGTACCTGTAATACGAAATGCGGATCAGTTAAACTTAGTCGGATTAAGCCAAGTGGTGAATGATTTAGCTGGTCGCGCCAGGGCAAATCGATTAAAGCCAGACGAGACCCAAGGTGGGACATTTACGGTAACAAATGTTGGCTCTTTCGGAAGTATGATGGGTACACCAATAATTAATCAACCGCAGGTAGCAATATTGGCAATTGGTAGTATAGGTAAAAAGCCGGCCGTATTGGAAACAGAGTACGGAGATGTAATCGCTATACGTCAAAAAATGATTATGTCTCTATCTTATGATCACCGCGTTGTAGACGGCGCATTGGGAGGGATGTTTTTAAAGAGAATTGCTGAGTATCTTGAAGGCTGGGATATTGATCGAAAGCTTTAG
- a CDS encoding GNAT family N-acetyltransferase — protein sequence MNIICKAFEELTNKELYDLLQLRSEIFVVEQACTYQDLDGVDFQCHHLLIYDQRDKLQAYARLIPAGLTFFENSIGRIVTREHGKGLGRILMKIALVEMNNLFGEQPIRIGAQTYALKFYQNFGFKTDSDTYHEDGIEHVEMLRP from the coding sequence ATGAATATAATCTGCAAAGCATTCGAGGAGCTCACCAACAAGGAGTTATATGATTTACTTCAACTTCGTTCGGAAATATTTGTTGTTGAACAGGCTTGCACGTATCAGGATCTGGACGGTGTTGACTTCCAATGTCACCACCTGTTGATCTATGACCAAAGAGACAAATTACAAGCTTATGCACGATTAATACCGGCTGGATTAACATTTTTCGAAAATTCGATCGGTCGGATCGTAACAAGGGAACACGGAAAAGGTTTAGGTAGAATATTAATGAAGATCGCTCTGGTTGAAATGAACAACTTATTTGGTGAGCAGCCGATACGCATCGGCGCTCAAACCTATGCACTAAAATTTTATCAGAATTTTGGCTTCAAGACAGACAGTGATACTTATCATGAAGACGGTATCGAACATGTCGAAATGCTTCGTCCGTAG
- a CDS encoding ABC transporter permease translates to MEKIFLIIKREYLSRVKKKSFLVGTFLVPLIFIGMWGGIIAISIQDSSSNAVIKVIDDSGLILNELSNTNSITFEKAVGDENSERKAILDEEDQYLLLIPSDITESERLQLLSSNKASIFIQSEIESQVESVLNTIKLKEAGIDQKTLESINPNVRITALEVTEAGEKESHAGVAMGIGMAAAMLIYLSLFIYGAQVMRGVIEEKNNRIVEVIISSVRPFQLMMGKIVGIGLVGLTQFFLWIILSGALMTAGSMILASQMPDMSVEQMPSVAGAANTTQVSSLTQDGVIGDIQNILAGINFPYIIGFFLVFFLGGYLLYSALFAAVGSAVDNETETQQFMLPITMPLLFTYVMAFSLLVRDPHGPLSFWLSMIPLTSPIAMMVRIPFGVPLWEILLSIALLIGGFILTTWVAARIYRVGILMYGKKASYKELIKWFRYKR, encoded by the coding sequence ATGGAAAAGATATTTCTTATTATCAAACGTGAATATTTAAGTCGTGTAAAAAAGAAGTCATTTCTTGTCGGCACTTTCTTAGTCCCATTAATCTTCATCGGTATGTGGGGAGGAATTATTGCTATCTCCATCCAAGATTCTTCGTCTAATGCAGTTATTAAAGTTATAGATGACAGTGGATTAATATTGAATGAACTATCAAACACAAATTCAATTACATTTGAAAAAGCCGTGGGTGATGAGAACTCCGAGCGAAAAGCTATACTTGATGAAGAGGATCAGTACCTTCTCCTTATCCCCTCTGACATCACTGAATCAGAAAGGCTCCAATTACTATCTTCAAATAAAGCAAGTATATTTATTCAATCTGAAATAGAGAGCCAAGTAGAAAGTGTTCTGAATACGATTAAATTGAAAGAAGCAGGTATTGATCAGAAAACCTTAGAATCTATCAATCCGAATGTACGTATTACCGCTCTGGAGGTTACTGAAGCTGGAGAAAAAGAATCTCATGCAGGTGTTGCTATGGGAATCGGTATGGCGGCCGCTATGCTGATTTATTTGAGCTTATTTATTTATGGAGCACAGGTTATGCGTGGCGTCATTGAAGAGAAAAACAATCGAATAGTTGAGGTGATTATTTCCTCTGTACGACCGTTCCAATTGATGATGGGAAAAATAGTTGGTATAGGACTTGTTGGACTAACTCAATTCTTTTTATGGATTATACTTTCAGGTGCATTAATGACTGCAGGCAGCATGATCCTTGCTTCTCAGATGCCCGATATGAGTGTAGAACAAATGCCTTCAGTCGCGGGCGCCGCAAATACGACACAAGTCTCTAGTTTGACGCAAGACGGTGTTATAGGTGACATACAGAACATTTTAGCTGGTATCAACTTCCCCTATATCATCGGATTTTTTCTAGTGTTTTTTTTAGGAGGATATTTATTATATAGTGCTCTTTTTGCGGCGGTTGGATCGGCGGTTGATAACGAAACTGAGACACAGCAATTTATGTTACCTATTACGATGCCTTTGCTCTTTACTTACGTTATGGCGTTTAGTCTCTTAGTAAGAGATCCACACGGACCGCTAAGTTTTTGGTTGAGCATGATTCCGTTAACATCGCCAATAGCTATGATGGTCCGAATTCCTTTTGGTGTTCCGCTATGGGAAATTTTACTTTCAATCGCCTTGCTTATCGGAGGTTTTATTCTGACCACGTGGGTCGCTGCCCGTATCTATCGCGTGGGTATTTTGATGTATGGAAAAAAAGCTAGTTATAAAGAATTAATTAAGTGGTTTAGGTATAAACGCTAG